In one window of Oryzias melastigma strain HK-1 linkage group LG5, ASM292280v2, whole genome shotgun sequence DNA:
- the LOC112144925 gene encoding synaptotagmin-2 isoform X1 yields the protein MKFNLFRTPQAVAAEPTSGTTVTMATSPAVVSTTAPDISGSNNTEISKKDMFGEIKDKFFNEIDKIPLPPWALIAIAVVAALLVLTCCFCIIKKCCCKKKKNKKGKKGKDGFNMKNMEGGENSSNNAHQDDDDDEGETGMTEEEKEEEEKEQEKLGKLQYSIDYDFENTKLTVGILQAADLMSMDSGGTSDPYVRVLLLPDKKKKFDTKVHKKTLNPVFNETFVFKVPYEELGGKTLCMSVFDYDRFSKHDVIGEVKLPMNTIDLGRPIEEWRDLESADQEEPEKLGDICISLRYVPTAGKLTVCILEAKNLKKMDACGLSDPYVKIQLLQGGKRLKKKKTTVKKNTLNPYYNESFSFEIPLEQMQKILVAVTVFDYDKIGKNDAIGKIFVGSKATGLGLKHWSDMLSNPRRPIAQWHVLQPEEDIDGQLAALFAKK from the exons ATGAAGTTCAACTTATTCAGAACGCCACAGGCGGTGGCCGCCGAACCCACCAGTGGCACCACCGTAACCATGGCTACCTCCCCAGCTGTGGTCTCCACCACTGCCCCGGACATTTCTGGCTCTAACAACACAGAGATCAGCAAGAAGGACATGTTTGGGGAAATCAAAGACaaattctttaatgaaattgATAAAATACCCC TTCCGCCGTGGGCTTTGATTGCGATCGCTGTGGTAGCTGCATTGCTGGTCCTCACATGCTGCTTCTGCATCATCAAAAAATGCTGctgcaaaaagaagaagaacaagaaaGGGAAGAAGGGGAAGGATGGCTTCAACATGAAGAACATGGAGGGAGGCGAG AATTCATCAAACAATGCACACCAggatgatgacgatgatgaaGGAGAGACTGGGATGACGGAAGaagagaaggaggaagaggagaaggaaCAAGAAAAATTGGGGAAACTGCAATACTCGATTGATTATGACTTTGAAAACACAAAG CTGACAGTTGGAATCCTTCAAGCTGCAGACCTCATGTCCATGGATTCAGGTGGAACTTCTGATCCTTATGTTAGAGTGCTGCTTCTCCCTGACAAGAAAAAGAAGTTTGACACCAAGGTGCACAAGAAGACGCTGAACCCTGTCTTCAAtgagacttttgtttttaag GTTCCATATGAGGAGCTGGGAGGGAAAACGCTGTGTATGTCTGTGTTTGACTACGACAGATTTTCCAAACATGACGTCATTGGAGAAGTCAAGCTGCCCATGAATACCATTGACCTGGGTCGACCGATTGAAGAGTGGCGAGACTTGGAGAGCGCTGATCAAGAGGAG CCGGAAAAACTTGGAGACATCTGCATTTCTCTCCGTTATGTCCCAACTGCCGGGAAACTGACCGTCTGCATCCTGGAGGCAAAGAACCTGAAGAAGATGGATGCCTGCGGCTTGTCTG ATCCGTATGTGAAGATTCAGCTGCTGCAAGGTGGTAAGCgtctaaagaaaaagaagacgaCGGTGAAGAAGAACACCCTTAACCCGTACTATAATGAATCCTTCAGCTTTGAAATCCCACTGGAACAGATGCAG AAAATCTTGGTGGCCGTCACCGTCTTTGATTATGACAAGATTGGAAAGAACGACGCCATCGGGAAGATCTTTGTCGGCAGCAAAGCAACTGGCTTGGGCCTGAAGCACTGGTCCGACATGCTGTCTAATCCACGCCGCCCCATCGCCCAATGGCACGTACTGCAACCTGAAGAGGATATTGATGGTCAGCTGGCAGCCCTGTTCGCAAAGAAGTAG
- the LOC112144925 gene encoding synaptotagmin-2 isoform X2, with translation MKFNLFRTPQAVAAEPTSGTTVTMATSPAVVSTTAPDISGSNNTEISKKDMFGEIKDKFFNEIDKIPLPPWALIAIAVVAALLVLTCCFCIIKKCCCKKKKNKKGKKGKDGFNMKNMEGGEDDDDDEGETGMTEEEKEEEEKEQEKLGKLQYSIDYDFENTKLTVGILQAADLMSMDSGGTSDPYVRVLLLPDKKKKFDTKVHKKTLNPVFNETFVFKVPYEELGGKTLCMSVFDYDRFSKHDVIGEVKLPMNTIDLGRPIEEWRDLESADQEEPEKLGDICISLRYVPTAGKLTVCILEAKNLKKMDACGLSDPYVKIQLLQGGKRLKKKKTTVKKNTLNPYYNESFSFEIPLEQMQKILVAVTVFDYDKIGKNDAIGKIFVGSKATGLGLKHWSDMLSNPRRPIAQWHVLQPEEDIDGQLAALFAKK, from the exons ATGAAGTTCAACTTATTCAGAACGCCACAGGCGGTGGCCGCCGAACCCACCAGTGGCACCACCGTAACCATGGCTACCTCCCCAGCTGTGGTCTCCACCACTGCCCCGGACATTTCTGGCTCTAACAACACAGAGATCAGCAAGAAGGACATGTTTGGGGAAATCAAAGACaaattctttaatgaaattgATAAAATACCCC TTCCGCCGTGGGCTTTGATTGCGATCGCTGTGGTAGCTGCATTGCTGGTCCTCACATGCTGCTTCTGCATCATCAAAAAATGCTGctgcaaaaagaagaagaacaagaaaGGGAAGAAGGGGAAGGATGGCTTCAACATGAAGAACATGGAGGGAGGCGAG gatgatgacgatgatgaaGGAGAGACTGGGATGACGGAAGaagagaaggaggaagaggagaaggaaCAAGAAAAATTGGGGAAACTGCAATACTCGATTGATTATGACTTTGAAAACACAAAG CTGACAGTTGGAATCCTTCAAGCTGCAGACCTCATGTCCATGGATTCAGGTGGAACTTCTGATCCTTATGTTAGAGTGCTGCTTCTCCCTGACAAGAAAAAGAAGTTTGACACCAAGGTGCACAAGAAGACGCTGAACCCTGTCTTCAAtgagacttttgtttttaag GTTCCATATGAGGAGCTGGGAGGGAAAACGCTGTGTATGTCTGTGTTTGACTACGACAGATTTTCCAAACATGACGTCATTGGAGAAGTCAAGCTGCCCATGAATACCATTGACCTGGGTCGACCGATTGAAGAGTGGCGAGACTTGGAGAGCGCTGATCAAGAGGAG CCGGAAAAACTTGGAGACATCTGCATTTCTCTCCGTTATGTCCCAACTGCCGGGAAACTGACCGTCTGCATCCTGGAGGCAAAGAACCTGAAGAAGATGGATGCCTGCGGCTTGTCTG ATCCGTATGTGAAGATTCAGCTGCTGCAAGGTGGTAAGCgtctaaagaaaaagaagacgaCGGTGAAGAAGAACACCCTTAACCCGTACTATAATGAATCCTTCAGCTTTGAAATCCCACTGGAACAGATGCAG AAAATCTTGGTGGCCGTCACCGTCTTTGATTATGACAAGATTGGAAAGAACGACGCCATCGGGAAGATCTTTGTCGGCAGCAAAGCAACTGGCTTGGGCCTGAAGCACTGGTCCGACATGCTGTCTAATCCACGCCGCCCCATCGCCCAATGGCACGTACTGCAACCTGAAGAGGATATTGATGGTCAGCTGGCAGCCCTGTTCGCAAAGAAGTAG